From Coffea arabica cultivar ET-39 chromosome 2e, Coffea Arabica ET-39 HiFi, whole genome shotgun sequence, the proteins below share one genomic window:
- the LOC113729816 gene encoding cell division cycle 20.2, cofactor of APC complex-like isoform X1 codes for MDAGGSVNLSSSLSSSASSSASKTRSRFPLQEHHLLQRRTSRDNLDRFIPNRSAMDFDYAHYMLTEGRKGKENPAVSSPSREAYRKQLAETFNMNRTRILAFKNKPPTPVDPIPADFSTAANNSKPTKSRRYIPQTSERTLDAPDILDDYYLNLLDWGSSNVLSIALGSTVYLWDATDGATSELVTVDEENGPVTSVKWAPDGSHVAVGLNNSDVQLWDSTSNRLLRTLKGGHRSRVGALDWNSHILTTGGMDGQIINNDVRVRAHIVETYRGHHQEVCGLKWSASGQQLASGGNDNLLHIWDRSTASSNAPTQWLHRIEDHTAAVKALAWCPFQGNLLASGGGGGDRSIKFWNTHTGACLNSVDTGSQVCALLWNKNERELLSSHGFTQNQLTLWKYPSMVKMAELTGHTSRVLFMAQSPDGCTVASAAGDETLRFWNVFGTPEVAKPAPKANTEPFANLNRIR; via the exons ATGGATGCAGGGGGATCCGTCAACTTGTCATCATCATTATCGTCCTCCGCCTCCTCCTCCGCCAGCAAGACCAGATCTCGCTTCCCTCTTCAGGAACACCACCTCCTCCAGAGGAGAACTTCCCGGGATAAC TTGGATAGGTTTATACCCAATCGATCTGCAATGGATTTCGACTATGCTCATTACATGCTCACAGAAGGCAGGAAAGGTAAGGAAAACCCAGCCGTGAGCTCGCCTTCTCGGGAGGCTTATCGGAAGCAGCTTGCGGAGACCTTCAACATGAACAGGACCAGGATCCTTGCTTTCAAGAACAAGCCACCTACCCCTGTCGACCCTATCCCTGCTGACTTCTCGACTGCTGCCAACAACTCCAAGCCCACCAAATCCCGTCGCTACATCCCCCAG ACTTCAGAAAGAACTCTGGATGCTCCTGATATTTTGGATGATTACTACTTGAATCTGCTAGACTGGGGCAGCAGCAATGTTCTTTCAATTGCCCTTGGAAGCACAGTGTATTTGTGGGATGCAACTGACGGAGCTACCTCAGAGCTCGTCACGGTTGATGAAGAAAATGGCCCCGTGACGAGTGTTAAGTGGGCTCCCGACGGAAGCCACGTTGCTGTTGGTTTGAACAATTCTGATGTTCAGCTCTGGGACTCCACTTCTAATAGACTG CTAAGAACCTTGAAAGGCGGCCATCGTTCGCGCGTCGGCGCACTTGATTGGAACAGTCACATTTTGACTACTGGAGGAATGGATGGACAAATAATTAACAATGATGTGAGAGTGAGAGCACACATAGTTGAAACTTATAGAGGACATCATCAAGAAGTTTGTGGCCTCAAGTGGTCGGCCTCCGGCCAGCAATTAGCCAGTGGCGGAAATGACAATCTCCTCCATATATGGGATAGATCCACGGCTTCTTCCAATGCACCCACACAATGGCTTCACAGGATTGAGGACCACACAGCTGCTGTCAAAGCTCTTGCTTGGTGTCCCTTTCAGGGTAACTTGCTGGCCTcaggtggaggtggtggtgacAGGTCCATTAAGTTCTGGAACACCCACACTGGTGCCTGCCTGAATTCAGTTGACACAGGCTCACAAGTTTGCGCTTTGCTGTGGAACAAGAACGAGCGCGAACTGCTTAGCTCTCACGGTTTTACTCAGAATCAGCTCACTCTGTGGAAATATCCTTCGATGGTGAAGATGGCAGAGCTTACTGGTCACACATCCAGAGTCCTTTTTATGGCTCAG AGTCCCGATGGATGCACGGTTGCATCCGCAGCAGGCGATGAAACTCTCCGATTCTGGAATGTGTTTGGCACTCCTGAAGTGGCAAAACCTGCACCAAAGGCGAACACCGAGCCATTTGCTAACTTGAACCGCATTCGTTAA
- the LOC140036484 gene encoding protein VASCULATURE COMPLEXITY AND CONNECTIVITY-like, producing the protein MERKVVVVCCVVGFLGLLSAATGFAAEATRIKGDQVKFPSPDVCVYPRSPALGLGLTAAVTLMIAQVIVNVATGCICCRRGPHQANSNWKLALVCFIVSWFTFVVAFLLLLTGATLNDQHGEENMYFNYYYCYVVKPGVFAGAAILSLASVTLGLIYYVMLTSTKNVIDAWGGSSAPVPGGIAMGQPQFPAQNTEAPVFVHEDTYMRRQLA; encoded by the exons ATGGAGAGAAAGGTGGTAGTTGTGTGTTGCGTGGTGGGATTTCTAGGGCTATTATCTGCTGCTACGGGCTTTGCCGCTGAGGCCACCAGGATTAAG GGAGATCAGGTTAAATTTCCCTCTCCTGATGTCTGTGTATATCCAAGGAGCCCTGCATTGGGCCTTGGACTAACTGCGGCTGTGACCCTTATGATTGCTCAAGTTATTGTTAATGTTGCTACTGGGTGTATTTGTTGCAGAAGGGGCCCACATCAAGCAAACTCTAATTGGAAACTAGCACTTGTCTGCTTTATTGTTTCGTG GTTCACATTTGTAGTTGCGTTTCTTCTATTGCTAACTGGTGCAACACTGAACGATCAGCATGGTGAAGAGAACATGTATTTTAACTACTACTACTGCTATGTCGTAAAGCCTGGAGTTTTTGCTGGAGCTGCCATCTTGTCCCTTGCAAGCGTTACTCTCGGATTGATATATTATGTCATGCTGACTTCCACCAAGAACGTGATTGATGCATGGGGTGGATCCTCAGCTCCTGTCCCAGGTGGCATTGCAATGGGACAGCCCCAATTTCCTGCTCAAAACACTGAAGCTCCAGTTTTTGTGCACGAAGATACCTACATGCGGAGGCAATTGGCTTGA
- the LOC113729816 gene encoding cell division cycle 20.2, cofactor of APC complex-like isoform X2 gives MDAGGSVNLSSSLSSSASSSASKTRSRFPLQEHHLLQRRTSRDNLDRFIPNRSAMDFDYAHYMLTEGRKGKENPAVSSPSREAYRKQLAETFNMNRTRILAFKNKPPTPVDPIPADFSTAANNSKPTKSRRYIPQTSERTLDAPDILDDYYLNLLDWGSSNVLSIALGSTVYLWDATDGATSELVTVDEENGPVTSVKWAPDGSHVAVGLNNSDVQLWDSTSNRLLRTLKGGHRSRVGALDWNSHILTTGGMDGQIINNDVRVRAHIVETYRGHHQEVCGLKWSASGQQLASGGNDNLLHIWDRSTASSNAPTQWLHRIEDHTAAVKALAWCPFQGNLLASGGGGGDRSIKFWNTHTGACLNSVDTGSQVCALLWNKNERELLSSHGFTQNQLTLWKYPSMVKMAELTGHTSRVLFMAQVRVPMDARLHPQQAMKLSDSGMCLALLKWQNLHQRRTPSHLLT, from the exons ATGGATGCAGGGGGATCCGTCAACTTGTCATCATCATTATCGTCCTCCGCCTCCTCCTCCGCCAGCAAGACCAGATCTCGCTTCCCTCTTCAGGAACACCACCTCCTCCAGAGGAGAACTTCCCGGGATAAC TTGGATAGGTTTATACCCAATCGATCTGCAATGGATTTCGACTATGCTCATTACATGCTCACAGAAGGCAGGAAAGGTAAGGAAAACCCAGCCGTGAGCTCGCCTTCTCGGGAGGCTTATCGGAAGCAGCTTGCGGAGACCTTCAACATGAACAGGACCAGGATCCTTGCTTTCAAGAACAAGCCACCTACCCCTGTCGACCCTATCCCTGCTGACTTCTCGACTGCTGCCAACAACTCCAAGCCCACCAAATCCCGTCGCTACATCCCCCAG ACTTCAGAAAGAACTCTGGATGCTCCTGATATTTTGGATGATTACTACTTGAATCTGCTAGACTGGGGCAGCAGCAATGTTCTTTCAATTGCCCTTGGAAGCACAGTGTATTTGTGGGATGCAACTGACGGAGCTACCTCAGAGCTCGTCACGGTTGATGAAGAAAATGGCCCCGTGACGAGTGTTAAGTGGGCTCCCGACGGAAGCCACGTTGCTGTTGGTTTGAACAATTCTGATGTTCAGCTCTGGGACTCCACTTCTAATAGACTG CTAAGAACCTTGAAAGGCGGCCATCGTTCGCGCGTCGGCGCACTTGATTGGAACAGTCACATTTTGACTACTGGAGGAATGGATGGACAAATAATTAACAATGATGTGAGAGTGAGAGCACACATAGTTGAAACTTATAGAGGACATCATCAAGAAGTTTGTGGCCTCAAGTGGTCGGCCTCCGGCCAGCAATTAGCCAGTGGCGGAAATGACAATCTCCTCCATATATGGGATAGATCCACGGCTTCTTCCAATGCACCCACACAATGGCTTCACAGGATTGAGGACCACACAGCTGCTGTCAAAGCTCTTGCTTGGTGTCCCTTTCAGGGTAACTTGCTGGCCTcaggtggaggtggtggtgacAGGTCCATTAAGTTCTGGAACACCCACACTGGTGCCTGCCTGAATTCAGTTGACACAGGCTCACAAGTTTGCGCTTTGCTGTGGAACAAGAACGAGCGCGAACTGCTTAGCTCTCACGGTTTTACTCAGAATCAGCTCACTCTGTGGAAATATCCTTCGATGGTGAAGATGGCAGAGCTTACTGGTCACACATCCAGAGTCCTTTTTATGGCTCAGGTCAG AGTCCCGATGGATGCACGGTTGCATCCGCAGCAGGCGATGAAACTCTCCGATTCTGGAATGTGTTTGGCACTCCTGAAGTGGCAAAACCTGCACCAAAGGCGAACACCGAGCCATTTGCTAACTTGA
- the LOC113729818 gene encoding uncharacterized protein: MSSSVVTGASSSCSAAYARNLSFKSNSSIPSANAKLLTPHSQKSSIQGLSLQEAKWGVSTSFMAEISTASTGRKERRGLEITARTAGASRTIEVEVDKPLGLTLGQKSGGGVVIAGVEGGGNAARAGLKVGDQVLYTSSFFGDELWPADKLGFTKTALQAKQDSVYFVISRGADVDVKRLQKRPAPPRFGRKLTDAQKDRATHICLDCGYIYTLTKPFDEQPDDYACPQCRAPKKRFARYDVTTGKAVGGGLPIGVILGLIAGIGGVGALLAYGLQ, from the exons ATGTCATCCTCTGTCGTAACGGGTGCTTCCTCTTCTTGCTCAGCTGCTTATGCAAGAAACCTCTCCTTCAAATCCAACTCCTCAATTCCATCTGCAAATGCAAAGCTGCTAACTCCCCACTCCCAG AAATCCAGCATCCAAGGGCTTTCGCTTCAAGAGGCCAAATGGGGAGTTTCAACTTCTTTCATGGCTGAGATCAGTACTGCTAGTACcggcagaaaagaaagaagaggtcTTGAGATTACAGCAAGAACTGCTGGGGCTTCAAGGACCATCGAGGTTGAAGTAGACAAACCGCTGGGCCTAACCTTGGGTCAAAAGTCGGGTGGTGGTGTGGTCATCGCG GGAGTAGAAGGTGGGGGCAACGCTGCAAGAGCAGGGCTCAAGGTTGGCGACCAGGTCCTCTACACAAGCAGCTTCTTTGGGGATGAACTTTGGCCTGCTGATAAGCTTGGATTTACCAAAACCGCTCTTCAGGCGAAGCAAGATTCCGTCTACTTTGTAATCAGCAG AGGAGCTGATGTGGACGTCAAAAGACTGCAGAAGCGGCCAGCACCACCTCGATTTGGACGGAAGTTAACCGACGCTCAGAAG GATCGAGCAACTCATATATGTCTCGACTGCGGGTACATATACACCTTAACGAAACCTTTCGACGAGCAG CCGGATGATTATGCATGCCCACAATGCAGAGCGCCGAAGAAGAGGTTTGCGAGGTATGACGTGACTACCGGAAAAGCGGTCGGCGGAGGGCTGCCTATTGGTGTTATCCTTGGGCTTATAGCCGGCATAGGCGGTGTTGGAGCATTATTGGCGTATGGACTCCAATAA